One window from the genome of Hippoglossus hippoglossus isolate fHipHip1 chromosome 6, fHipHip1.pri, whole genome shotgun sequence encodes:
- the kcnc1b gene encoding potassium voltage-gated channel subfamily C member 1b isoform X2 produces the protein MGLSDDKDRIVINVGGIRHQTYRSTLRTLPGTRLSWLAEPDAANHFDYDAKIEEFFFDRHPGVFAHILNYYRTGKLHCPADVCGPLYEEELAFWGIDETDVEPCCWMTYRQHREAEEALDSFGGGGLLDLGSEDPEPEQEHAEDDVDEMTRRLAQGDTHHTRSGSLWSRWQKHVWALFEDPYSSKYARWVALASLFFILVSITTFCLETHEAFNPIINRTELELVNNITVVHTYQETETAAYLTYIEGVCVVWFTFEFLMRITFCPNKFDFIRNALNIIDFVAILPFYLEVGLSGLSSKAAKDVLGFLRVVRFVRILRIFKLTRHFVGLRVLGHTLRASTNEFLLLIIFLALGVLIFATMIYYAERIGANPNDPRASDHTHFKNIPIGFWWAVVTMTTLGYGDMFPQTTSGMLVGALCALAGVLTIAMPVPVIVNNFGMYYSLAMAKQKLPKKKNRHIPRAPQPGSPNFCKSSISSQPQSPIAHDDDFKFQDSKLNGEAANAALANEDCPHIDQAISPEEIFSPSERERPCFLVTTAERPNHTGGRVRRETQRQHRSRQPTESVCVMNHGVPTTMCMTHNGPSPT, from the exons ATGGGCCTGAGCGACGACAAGGATCGCATTGTGATAAACGTGGGAGGGATCAGACATCAGACATACCGCAGCACTCTGCGCACCCTGCCCGGAACCCGCTTGTCCTGGCTGGCCGAGCCTGATGCGGCCAACCACTTTGACTATGATGCCAAGATCGAGGAGTTTTTCTTCGACCGCCACCCTGGCGTGTTTGCGCACATCCTCAACTACTACAGGACAGGTAAGCTGCACTGCCCCGCTGATGTCTGCGGGCCCCTCTACGAGGAGGAGCTGGCCTTCTGGGGCATCGACGAGACGGACGTGGAGCCATGCTGCTGGATGACATATCGCCAGCACCGGGAGGCAGAGGAGGCCCTTGATAGTTTCGGCGGGGGTGGGCTGTTGGACCTGGGGAGCGAAGATCCTGAGCCGGAGCAGGAGCACGCTGAGGATGATGTGGATGAGATGACAAGGAGGCTGGCGCAGGGGGACACTCATCACACCAGGAGTGGGAGCCTATGGAGCCGGTGGCAGAAACACGTCTGGGCCCTGTTTGAGGACCCTTACTCCTCTAAATATGCAAGG TGGGTAGCTCTGGCCTCGCTGTTCTTTATCCTGGTGTCCATCACCACCTTCTGTCTGGAGACCCACGAGGCCTTCAACCCCATTATCAACCGCACTGAGCTGGAGCTGGTGAACAACATCACCGTGGTGCACACCTACCAGGAGACGGAGACTGCCGCCTACCTCACCTACATAGagggtgtttgtgtggtgtggtTCACTTTCGAGTTTCTAATGCGAATAACTTTCTGTCCAAATAAGTTTGATTTCATTCGGAACGCCCTGAACATCATCGACTTTGTGGCCATCCTGCCCTTCTACCTGGAGGTGGGCCTCAGCGGGCTCTCCTCCAAGGCAGCTAAGGACGTGTTGGGTTTCCTGAGAGTAGTCCGCTTCGTGCGGATCCTGCGTATCTTCAAGCTGACACGTCACTTTGTGGGGCTGAGGGTGCTGGGCCACACACTGAGAGCCAGCACCAACGAGTTCCTGctcctcatcatcttcctcGCCCTTGGTGTTCTCATCTTTGCGACCATGATCTACTACGCTGAACGGATAGGAGCCAACCCCAACGACCCTCGAGCCAGTGACCACACACACTTCAAGAACATCCCAATTGGATTCTGGTGGGCTGTGGTGACCATGACGACCCTCGGCTACGGAGACATGTTCCCTCAGACGACCTCCGGTATGCTGGTGGGAGCCCTGTGTGCCCTGGCGGGCGTGCTGACCATCGCCATGCCCGTCCCTGTGATTGTCAACAACTTTGGAATGTATTACTCGCTGGCCATGGCAAAACAGAAActaccaaagaaaaaaaataggcATATCCCACGAGCTCCCCAACCAGGTTCTCCTAACTTCTGTAAGTCAAGCATCAGCTCCCAGCCCCAGAGCCCCATCGCCCATGACGACGATTTCAAGTTTCAAG ACTCCAAGCTGAACGGTGAGGCGGCTAACGCAGCGCTGGCCAACGAAGACTGCCCCCACATTGACCAGGCGATATCTCCGGAGGAAATCTTCAGCCCCAGCGAGCGAGAGCGGCCCTGCTTCCTGGTCACGACTGCTGAACGCCCCAACCACACAGGGGGCAGAGTGAGGAGGG AGACCCAGCGACAGCACCGGAGCAGACAACCAACAGAGTCAGTTTGTGTTATGAACCATGGTGTACCAACCACTATGTGTATGACCCATAACGGCCCATCACCcacctga
- the kcnc1b gene encoding potassium voltage-gated channel subfamily C member 1b isoform X1, with protein MGLSDDKDRIVINVGGIRHQTYRSTLRTLPGTRLSWLAEPDAANHFDYDAKIEEFFFDRHPGVFAHILNYYRTGKLHCPADVCGPLYEEELAFWGIDETDVEPCCWMTYRQHREAEEALDSFGGGGLLDLGSEDPEPEQEHAEDDVDEMTRRLAQGDTHHTRSGSLWSRWQKHVWALFEDPYSSKYARWVALASLFFILVSITTFCLETHEAFNPIINRTELELVNNITVVHTYQETETAAYLTYIEGVCVVWFTFEFLMRITFCPNKFDFIRNALNIIDFVAILPFYLEVGLSGLSSKAAKDVLGFLRVVRFVRILRIFKLTRHFVGLRVLGHTLRASTNEFLLLIIFLALGVLIFATMIYYAERIGANPNDPRASDHTHFKNIPIGFWWAVVTMTTLGYGDMFPQTTSGMLVGALCALAGVLTIAMPVPVIVNNFGMYYSLAMAKQKLPKKKNRHIPRAPQPGSPNFCKSSISSQPQSPIAHDDDFKFQDSKLNGEAANAALANEDCPHIDQAISPEEIFSPSERERPCFLVTTAERPNHTGGRVRRGYEKPWSLNSMSGMSGDASGVSSVSALPCSPPCLMQHSHSPIPSIM; from the exons ATGGGCCTGAGCGACGACAAGGATCGCATTGTGATAAACGTGGGAGGGATCAGACATCAGACATACCGCAGCACTCTGCGCACCCTGCCCGGAACCCGCTTGTCCTGGCTGGCCGAGCCTGATGCGGCCAACCACTTTGACTATGATGCCAAGATCGAGGAGTTTTTCTTCGACCGCCACCCTGGCGTGTTTGCGCACATCCTCAACTACTACAGGACAGGTAAGCTGCACTGCCCCGCTGATGTCTGCGGGCCCCTCTACGAGGAGGAGCTGGCCTTCTGGGGCATCGACGAGACGGACGTGGAGCCATGCTGCTGGATGACATATCGCCAGCACCGGGAGGCAGAGGAGGCCCTTGATAGTTTCGGCGGGGGTGGGCTGTTGGACCTGGGGAGCGAAGATCCTGAGCCGGAGCAGGAGCACGCTGAGGATGATGTGGATGAGATGACAAGGAGGCTGGCGCAGGGGGACACTCATCACACCAGGAGTGGGAGCCTATGGAGCCGGTGGCAGAAACACGTCTGGGCCCTGTTTGAGGACCCTTACTCCTCTAAATATGCAAGG TGGGTAGCTCTGGCCTCGCTGTTCTTTATCCTGGTGTCCATCACCACCTTCTGTCTGGAGACCCACGAGGCCTTCAACCCCATTATCAACCGCACTGAGCTGGAGCTGGTGAACAACATCACCGTGGTGCACACCTACCAGGAGACGGAGACTGCCGCCTACCTCACCTACATAGagggtgtttgtgtggtgtggtTCACTTTCGAGTTTCTAATGCGAATAACTTTCTGTCCAAATAAGTTTGATTTCATTCGGAACGCCCTGAACATCATCGACTTTGTGGCCATCCTGCCCTTCTACCTGGAGGTGGGCCTCAGCGGGCTCTCCTCCAAGGCAGCTAAGGACGTGTTGGGTTTCCTGAGAGTAGTCCGCTTCGTGCGGATCCTGCGTATCTTCAAGCTGACACGTCACTTTGTGGGGCTGAGGGTGCTGGGCCACACACTGAGAGCCAGCACCAACGAGTTCCTGctcctcatcatcttcctcGCCCTTGGTGTTCTCATCTTTGCGACCATGATCTACTACGCTGAACGGATAGGAGCCAACCCCAACGACCCTCGAGCCAGTGACCACACACACTTCAAGAACATCCCAATTGGATTCTGGTGGGCTGTGGTGACCATGACGACCCTCGGCTACGGAGACATGTTCCCTCAGACGACCTCCGGTATGCTGGTGGGAGCCCTGTGTGCCCTGGCGGGCGTGCTGACCATCGCCATGCCCGTCCCTGTGATTGTCAACAACTTTGGAATGTATTACTCGCTGGCCATGGCAAAACAGAAActaccaaagaaaaaaaataggcATATCCCACGAGCTCCCCAACCAGGTTCTCCTAACTTCTGTAAGTCAAGCATCAGCTCCCAGCCCCAGAGCCCCATCGCCCATGACGACGATTTCAAGTTTCAAG ACTCCAAGCTGAACGGTGAGGCGGCTAACGCAGCGCTGGCCAACGAAGACTGCCCCCACATTGACCAGGCGATATCTCCGGAGGAAATCTTCAGCCCCAGCGAGCGAGAGCGGCCCTGCTTCCTGGTCACGACTGCTGAACGCCCCAACCACACAGGGGGCAGAGTGAGGAGGG GTTATGAAAAGCCTTGGAGCCTTAACAGCATGTCTGGCATGAGCGGGGATGCCTCTGGAGTGTCCTCAGTGTCTGCCCTGCCCTGCAGCCCACCCTGTCTAATGCAGCACTCACATTCTCCCATCCCATCCATTATGTAG
- the kcnc1b gene encoding potassium voltage-gated channel subfamily C member 1b isoform X3 yields the protein MGLSDDKDRIVINVGGIRHQTYRSTLRTLPGTRLSWLAEPDAANHFDYDAKIEEFFFDRHPGVFAHILNYYRTGKLHCPADVCGPLYEEELAFWGIDETDVEPCCWMTYRQHREAEEALDSFGGGGLLDLGSEDPEPEQEHAEDDVDEMTRRLAQGDTHHTRSGSLWSRWQKHVWALFEDPYSSKYARWVALASLFFILVSITTFCLETHEAFNPIINRTELELVNNITVVHTYQETETAAYLTYIEGVCVVWFTFEFLMRITFCPNKFDFIRNALNIIDFVAILPFYLEVGLSGLSSKAAKDVLGFLRVVRFVRILRIFKLTRHFVGLRVLGHTLRASTNEFLLLIIFLALGVLIFATMIYYAERIGANPNDPRASDHTHFKNIPIGFWWAVVTMTTLGYGDMFPQTTSGMLVGALCALAGVLTIAMPVPVIVNNFGMYYSLAMAKQKLPKKKNRHIPRAPQPGSPNFCKSSISSQPQSPIAHDDDFKFQDSKLNGEAANAALANEDCPHIDQAISPEEIFSPSERERPCFLVTTAERPNHTGGRVRRESGLHPKLFASKPREGEEGTGRDVPVTNTE from the exons ATGGGCCTGAGCGACGACAAGGATCGCATTGTGATAAACGTGGGAGGGATCAGACATCAGACATACCGCAGCACTCTGCGCACCCTGCCCGGAACCCGCTTGTCCTGGCTGGCCGAGCCTGATGCGGCCAACCACTTTGACTATGATGCCAAGATCGAGGAGTTTTTCTTCGACCGCCACCCTGGCGTGTTTGCGCACATCCTCAACTACTACAGGACAGGTAAGCTGCACTGCCCCGCTGATGTCTGCGGGCCCCTCTACGAGGAGGAGCTGGCCTTCTGGGGCATCGACGAGACGGACGTGGAGCCATGCTGCTGGATGACATATCGCCAGCACCGGGAGGCAGAGGAGGCCCTTGATAGTTTCGGCGGGGGTGGGCTGTTGGACCTGGGGAGCGAAGATCCTGAGCCGGAGCAGGAGCACGCTGAGGATGATGTGGATGAGATGACAAGGAGGCTGGCGCAGGGGGACACTCATCACACCAGGAGTGGGAGCCTATGGAGCCGGTGGCAGAAACACGTCTGGGCCCTGTTTGAGGACCCTTACTCCTCTAAATATGCAAGG TGGGTAGCTCTGGCCTCGCTGTTCTTTATCCTGGTGTCCATCACCACCTTCTGTCTGGAGACCCACGAGGCCTTCAACCCCATTATCAACCGCACTGAGCTGGAGCTGGTGAACAACATCACCGTGGTGCACACCTACCAGGAGACGGAGACTGCCGCCTACCTCACCTACATAGagggtgtttgtgtggtgtggtTCACTTTCGAGTTTCTAATGCGAATAACTTTCTGTCCAAATAAGTTTGATTTCATTCGGAACGCCCTGAACATCATCGACTTTGTGGCCATCCTGCCCTTCTACCTGGAGGTGGGCCTCAGCGGGCTCTCCTCCAAGGCAGCTAAGGACGTGTTGGGTTTCCTGAGAGTAGTCCGCTTCGTGCGGATCCTGCGTATCTTCAAGCTGACACGTCACTTTGTGGGGCTGAGGGTGCTGGGCCACACACTGAGAGCCAGCACCAACGAGTTCCTGctcctcatcatcttcctcGCCCTTGGTGTTCTCATCTTTGCGACCATGATCTACTACGCTGAACGGATAGGAGCCAACCCCAACGACCCTCGAGCCAGTGACCACACACACTTCAAGAACATCCCAATTGGATTCTGGTGGGCTGTGGTGACCATGACGACCCTCGGCTACGGAGACATGTTCCCTCAGACGACCTCCGGTATGCTGGTGGGAGCCCTGTGTGCCCTGGCGGGCGTGCTGACCATCGCCATGCCCGTCCCTGTGATTGTCAACAACTTTGGAATGTATTACTCGCTGGCCATGGCAAAACAGAAActaccaaagaaaaaaaataggcATATCCCACGAGCTCCCCAACCAGGTTCTCCTAACTTCTGTAAGTCAAGCATCAGCTCCCAGCCCCAGAGCCCCATCGCCCATGACGACGATTTCAAGTTTCAAG ACTCCAAGCTGAACGGTGAGGCGGCTAACGCAGCGCTGGCCAACGAAGACTGCCCCCACATTGACCAGGCGATATCTCCGGAGGAAATCTTCAGCCCCAGCGAGCGAGAGCGGCCCTGCTTCCTGGTCACGACTGCTGAACGCCCCAACCACACAGGGGGCAGAGTGAGGAGGG
- the kcnc1b gene encoding potassium voltage-gated channel subfamily C member 1b isoform X4, whose protein sequence is MGLSDDKDRIVINVGGIRHQTYRSTLRTLPGTRLSWLAEPDAANHFDYDAKIEEFFFDRHPGVFAHILNYYRTGKLHCPADVCGPLYEEELAFWGIDETDVEPCCWMTYRQHREAEEALDSFGGGGLLDLGSEDPEPEQEHAEDDVDEMTRRLAQGDTHHTRSGSLWSRWQKHVWALFEDPYSSKYARWVALASLFFILVSITTFCLETHEAFNPIINRTELELVNNITVVHTYQETETAAYLTYIEGVCVVWFTFEFLMRITFCPNKFDFIRNALNIIDFVAILPFYLEVGLSGLSSKAAKDVLGFLRVVRFVRILRIFKLTRHFVGLRVLGHTLRASTNEFLLLIIFLALGVLIFATMIYYAERIGANPNDPRASDHTHFKNIPIGFWWAVVTMTTLGYGDMFPQTTSGMLVGALCALAGVLTIAMPVPVIVNNFGMYYSLAMAKQKLPKKKNRHIPRAPQPGSPNFCKSSISSQPQSPIAHDDDFKFQDSKLNGEAANAALANEDCPHIDQAISPEEIFSPSERERPCFLVTTAERPNHTGGRVRRDWMSLTHSDFSPSPSSEHR, encoded by the exons ATGGGCCTGAGCGACGACAAGGATCGCATTGTGATAAACGTGGGAGGGATCAGACATCAGACATACCGCAGCACTCTGCGCACCCTGCCCGGAACCCGCTTGTCCTGGCTGGCCGAGCCTGATGCGGCCAACCACTTTGACTATGATGCCAAGATCGAGGAGTTTTTCTTCGACCGCCACCCTGGCGTGTTTGCGCACATCCTCAACTACTACAGGACAGGTAAGCTGCACTGCCCCGCTGATGTCTGCGGGCCCCTCTACGAGGAGGAGCTGGCCTTCTGGGGCATCGACGAGACGGACGTGGAGCCATGCTGCTGGATGACATATCGCCAGCACCGGGAGGCAGAGGAGGCCCTTGATAGTTTCGGCGGGGGTGGGCTGTTGGACCTGGGGAGCGAAGATCCTGAGCCGGAGCAGGAGCACGCTGAGGATGATGTGGATGAGATGACAAGGAGGCTGGCGCAGGGGGACACTCATCACACCAGGAGTGGGAGCCTATGGAGCCGGTGGCAGAAACACGTCTGGGCCCTGTTTGAGGACCCTTACTCCTCTAAATATGCAAGG TGGGTAGCTCTGGCCTCGCTGTTCTTTATCCTGGTGTCCATCACCACCTTCTGTCTGGAGACCCACGAGGCCTTCAACCCCATTATCAACCGCACTGAGCTGGAGCTGGTGAACAACATCACCGTGGTGCACACCTACCAGGAGACGGAGACTGCCGCCTACCTCACCTACATAGagggtgtttgtgtggtgtggtTCACTTTCGAGTTTCTAATGCGAATAACTTTCTGTCCAAATAAGTTTGATTTCATTCGGAACGCCCTGAACATCATCGACTTTGTGGCCATCCTGCCCTTCTACCTGGAGGTGGGCCTCAGCGGGCTCTCCTCCAAGGCAGCTAAGGACGTGTTGGGTTTCCTGAGAGTAGTCCGCTTCGTGCGGATCCTGCGTATCTTCAAGCTGACACGTCACTTTGTGGGGCTGAGGGTGCTGGGCCACACACTGAGAGCCAGCACCAACGAGTTCCTGctcctcatcatcttcctcGCCCTTGGTGTTCTCATCTTTGCGACCATGATCTACTACGCTGAACGGATAGGAGCCAACCCCAACGACCCTCGAGCCAGTGACCACACACACTTCAAGAACATCCCAATTGGATTCTGGTGGGCTGTGGTGACCATGACGACCCTCGGCTACGGAGACATGTTCCCTCAGACGACCTCCGGTATGCTGGTGGGAGCCCTGTGTGCCCTGGCGGGCGTGCTGACCATCGCCATGCCCGTCCCTGTGATTGTCAACAACTTTGGAATGTATTACTCGCTGGCCATGGCAAAACAGAAActaccaaagaaaaaaaataggcATATCCCACGAGCTCCCCAACCAGGTTCTCCTAACTTCTGTAAGTCAAGCATCAGCTCCCAGCCCCAGAGCCCCATCGCCCATGACGACGATTTCAAGTTTCAAG ACTCCAAGCTGAACGGTGAGGCGGCTAACGCAGCGCTGGCCAACGAAGACTGCCCCCACATTGACCAGGCGATATCTCCGGAGGAAATCTTCAGCCCCAGCGAGCGAGAGCGGCCCTGCTTCCTGGTCACGACTGCTGAACGCCCCAACCACACAGGGGGCAGAGTGAGGAGGG